The Crocinitomicaceae bacterium genome includes a region encoding these proteins:
- a CDS encoding T9SS type A sorting domain-containing protein, with protein sequence MKKIYYLAGAMLISGIAVAQGQAGMAMRAQTGAYMQEFRPLSNQDRAPGDVILTYEDDFSTPANWVVANTGSPAHDFSINTTGPGSAPDLINSTSGGNFAWYDCDPQGDGSTVDATLTYGSTFDLTGYPAVMVSFEQFYMDYYEDTYVEISTNGLAGPWTQYEVNADYTPNSYSSTNPVQTLVNISSQAGNQSNVAVRFYYVGGWGWSWQIDDFALVEAYQHDLTISQAHFTSGTWLTEYYQIPSSQVTEFTFGAYIKSNGVTTQTNTYMNVQVDGGVEYDEVSGQTTNLAENQIDSFSIETPNGWTPSGNGTYDLEMIAITDDFTDQLISDNIQTHEPITVGGTIYARDNGIISGGFSGFVSTAGEPLQIGNVFEFYGPATFGRVHVGLTTSANSDGQLAYVSVYKWDDGAGDFVFVTQSGDYMIETGDLGTIIEFDLQDNVDAVAGEVYLVCAGHYGGDPTVSFAEAQTTIEETVLAQSVGGLIVAGDPSAMIIRLEFANSQIGLTEQVAATGFTAYPNPANDQFTVEYNLVQGGNVSLVITDITGQVVMSEDFGNQTKGTYKNVVSTDELANGVYFYTLNVDGTLMTKKMTITRN encoded by the coding sequence ATGAAAAAAATCTACTATTTAGCAGGTGCTATGCTTATTTCAGGCATTGCAGTTGCTCAAGGACAAGCGGGTATGGCTATGCGCGCGCAAACAGGTGCTTACATGCAAGAATTTCGTCCACTAAGTAATCAAGATCGTGCGCCGGGTGATGTTATCCTCACGTATGAAGATGATTTTTCAACACCGGCTAACTGGGTAGTTGCCAACACAGGTTCACCGGCTCATGATTTTAGCATCAACACAACCGGTCCGGGATCAGCACCTGACTTAATCAATTCAACTTCAGGCGGAAATTTTGCCTGGTATGATTGTGATCCGCAAGGTGATGGTTCAACCGTTGACGCTACATTAACTTATGGTTCAACGTTTGATTTGACAGGATATCCTGCGGTAATGGTTTCGTTTGAACAATTCTACATGGATTATTATGAAGACACGTATGTAGAAATTAGCACAAACGGTCTTGCCGGGCCATGGACACAATATGAAGTAAATGCTGATTATACACCAAATTCGTATAGTTCAACTAATCCTGTACAGACATTGGTAAATATTTCATCGCAGGCAGGTAATCAGTCAAATGTTGCGGTGCGTTTTTATTATGTTGGCGGCTGGGGCTGGTCATGGCAAATTGATGACTTTGCTTTGGTTGAAGCATATCAACATGATCTTACCATTTCACAGGCGCATTTTACATCAGGCACATGGTTGACTGAATACTATCAAATACCATCTTCTCAAGTTACAGAATTTACTTTTGGTGCTTACATTAAAAGCAATGGTGTAACAACACAAACCAATACCTATATGAATGTGCAGGTAGATGGCGGAGTTGAGTATGATGAAGTTTCAGGTCAAACTACTAATCTTGCTGAAAACCAAATTGACAGTTTCTCAATTGAAACACCAAACGGATGGACTCCAAGCGGAAACGGAACTTATGATCTTGAAATGATTGCAATCACAGATGACTTTACTGATCAATTAATCTCTGATAATATTCAAACGCATGAACCAATTACTGTTGGTGGTACAATTTATGCACGCGACAACGGCATTATTTCAGGAGGCTTTTCAGGTTTCGTTTCAACTGCAGGTGAGCCATTGCAAATCGGAAATGTGTTTGAATTTTATGGCCCGGCCACTTTTGGTCGTGTACACGTTGGTTTAACTACATCGGCAAATAGTGACGGACAACTTGCCTACGTTTCAGTTTATAAATGGGATGACGGTGCAGGTGATTTTGTTTTTGTAACGCAGTCTGGTGATTATATGATCGAAACTGGTGATCTTGGAACCATCATTGAATTTGACTTACAAGATAATGTGGATGCTGTTGCAGGTGAAGTATATTTGGTTTGTGCAGGGCACTACGGCGGAGATCCCACCGTATCTTTTGCAGAAGCACAAACTACTATTGAAGAAACTGTACTTGCTCAATCAGTTGGAGGTCTTATTGTAGCCGGTGATCCAAGTGCAATGATTATTCGCCTTGAATTTGCAAATTCTCAAATTGGTTTAACAGAACAAGTTGCTGCAACCGGTTTCACTGCGTATCCAAATCCAGCAAACGATCAATTTACCGTTGAATATAATTTGGTTCAAGGAGGTAATGTTTCTCTTGTAATTACTGATATCACCGGACAAGTTGTAATGTCAGAAGATTTCGGAAATCAAACAAAAGGCACCTATAAAAATGTTGTTTCAACAGACGAACTTGCCAATGGGGTATATTTCTACACGCTCAATGTAGACGGTACTTTAATGACTAAAAAAATGACGATTACCAGAAATTAA
- a CDS encoding T9SS type A sorting domain-containing protein: MKRIFYFFVLLLTMSLTSSLRAQTTIELLDSMSWSANYCPTPVTTYLYAYGQTTGYDDLTDSIELEIFWGDGTSNSFMVDLVDGGGFDYFYSDSLLGGILEHTYLLPGNYTPMIIATGPDGNADTTATLTLIISSTCIAVDGYTYQDNNSNCVFDAGDDTLGYALVQIHDSSGDLIALGYSNQSGYYNFTIPEGLSNLVISATQGGMVTNCPVAGSYTFNSTASTSFDFGLTCPVTSADYFAYHTAMVGIGVPGGYGEMAIFAGAFGCTGAGNATLTLELDPLVSYVSMIDGPAPTSIVGNVLTWDFSPTGYMGYYDGFLVRMITYTDPSAVIGSPSCWDINITGSLPDPDLSNNDEYMCLTVGGPWDPNAKEVIPAGIGAAGEVAPETEFYYTVYFQNTGNAPALNIYVMDTISNQLDMETFEILGSSHLMNPIFTDLNIIRFDFPNINLPDSNANEPMSHGWVRYRIKAKSGLANGTEIENTAHIYFDYNEAIVTNTTLNTINLSLSIEEEKSVRSVFTLYPNPANNQFTVQYNLVQEGTVFLIVSDLTGKVVSTQEVGSQTPGTYTTTVNTAEFTSGLYFCTLLINSEAITKKITVLRN, translated from the coding sequence ATGAAACGTATTTTTTACTTTTTTGTCTTGTTGCTGACCATGAGTCTGACTTCAAGTTTGAGAGCTCAAACAACCATTGAGTTGTTGGATTCGATGTCCTGGTCTGCTAACTATTGTCCTACACCGGTTACAACCTATCTCTATGCGTATGGCCAGACAACCGGTTACGACGATCTGACAGATAGCATTGAATTGGAAATATTTTGGGGGGATGGAACTTCCAATAGCTTTATGGTTGACCTTGTTGATGGCGGAGGATTTGATTATTTTTATTCAGACTCTTTGTTGGGAGGAATTCTCGAGCACACCTATTTATTGCCTGGGAATTACACTCCAATGATCATTGCAACAGGTCCGGATGGAAATGCAGACACCACTGCCACCCTAACGCTGATTATTTCATCAACCTGTATTGCCGTTGACGGCTATACTTATCAAGACAATAATTCCAATTGTGTTTTTGATGCAGGAGACGATACGTTGGGTTATGCTCTTGTTCAAATCCATGATTCATCCGGTGATCTAATCGCACTTGGATATTCTAATCAAAGCGGGTATTATAACTTTACCATACCTGAAGGATTGTCGAATTTGGTCATCAGTGCAACTCAGGGGGGTATGGTCACCAACTGTCCAGTTGCCGGTAGCTATACATTTAATTCGACAGCGAGTACTTCATTTGACTTTGGATTGACTTGTCCTGTAACCAGCGCGGATTATTTTGCTTACCATACCGCCATGGTTGGTATTGGCGTTCCTGGTGGTTATGGTGAAATGGCAATCTTCGCCGGTGCTTTCGGTTGTACAGGAGCAGGTAATGCAACGTTGACACTTGAGCTTGACCCATTGGTTTCTTATGTGAGCATGATCGATGGACCAGCACCAACGAGTATTGTAGGAAATGTACTGACATGGGATTTTTCGCCTACCGGCTACATGGGGTATTACGATGGCTTTCTAGTAAGAATGATTACTTATACTGATCCTTCTGCAGTAATTGGTTCTCCATCCTGCTGGGACATTAATATCACCGGAAGTTTGCCGGATCCTGACCTGTCCAACAATGATGAGTACATGTGTTTGACGGTGGGTGGTCCGTGGGATCCAAATGCCAAAGAAGTAATTCCTGCCGGAATTGGTGCAGCGGGTGAAGTGGCACCAGAGACTGAATTTTATTATACCGTTTATTTCCAGAATACAGGGAATGCTCCTGCCCTAAATATTTATGTGATGGATACCATCAGCAACCAACTAGACATGGAAACATTTGAAATTTTAGGAAGCAGTCATTTGATGAATCCGATCTTCACAGATTTGAACATCATCCGTTTTGATTTTCCAAACATCAACTTGCCAGACAGCAACGCCAACGAACCCATGTCACACGGGTGGGTGAGATACCGCATCAAAGCAAAATCAGGATTGGCTAACGGAACCGAAATCGAAAATACCGCACACATTTATTTTGATTACAACGAAGCCATCGTGACAAACACCACGTTGAATACCATCAACCTGTCGCTGAGTATCGAGGAAGAAAAATCAGTTAGATCTGTTTTCACGCTGTACCCAAACCCGGCAAACAACCAGTTCACGGTGCAGTACAATTTGGTGCAGGAAGGTACTGTTTTTCTAATCGTCAGTGATCTGACAGGCAAAGTAGTAAGCACGCAGGAAGTAGGCTCTCAAACACCTGGTACTTATACAACCACTGTTAACACTGCCGAATTTACATCAGGCCTTTATTTCTGCACGCTATTGATTAACAGTGAGGCCATCACTAAAAAAATAACGGTGCTGCGCAATTGA